DNA sequence from the Phyllopteryx taeniolatus isolate TA_2022b chromosome 14, UOR_Ptae_1.2, whole genome shotgun sequence genome:
GGAAGATCAGCGCTCGTCTGATTTTGTCGTCTTCAGaggaaaaactaaaaacttTCCCGACGGCTCCCTGGATCACGTCAACTTGATCCTGGagacaatttcaaacaaatagtCAAGCTAAACAAACGCTGACCGTGACGCCACATTAAATATGAAACGCGTGAAAAAATGCGGTACCCTGTGCCATGGCGGCCGCTGTTGTTCCACCAAAGGTTCCCATGGTAACCATGGCGAAGGTGGTGGTCCCAGGGTAGTCTTTCAGTTGCCTGCTTTAATTTGTCTAAGGGAGAAGAATGACAACGTTCAAGCATCAAAGGAGAATtagtttgcttcttttttttttccccaccaaaaaatttttttccaaGATTGAAGTCAAAGTTCAATTCTAACGCTTCACCACATTCCTGTGCGCCACACAACGCCAATAAAGGCTTTCTATTCTATTAACAAGTCGATAGTTTggctttttttacacttttgctTCAACATGAAACCCGGCGGCATCGTTTGGCTTATTTTTGGGGGTCTACAGCCACCCTAAAATATTCTTAAGCCTCTAAAACAATTTGGTGTTATCAGTCACCATTTCGTTAACATGTTGACCATGACCAAGCGACAACTCTCCACTATTTACAGCTCAGTAGCTTAGCAAATTATTCCCCTCCAAAACATTTTGCCAATCACACTGCAGATTTTGTCTGACAACAAGTAATCATCGCAGCAAAGTGAGGAAGCGAATGATGAAGCGCTGTGGTGCGGCGATGTTAGCCCTATTGCAGCTGGTGTAATGCTACAGTCAGTTTTAGgatgccccctggtggccgcCCATTGTAATGCACTCATCCACATGAAACCAATCACAGAGTAGAGTCttgaaaataatgaataaaagtgGTGAAACGTAAGCAGACATTTTCGTTTTCATTAACGTGTTATCATCTGGTCTGGTCGATAAAGTACGTACTGTACGTTTACGCCAATCATTTCTGAGTGTTGCTGAGTGGACCGGGGCTGTTATCGTTGCCTGCAAAACAACATCCATCGTGTGGTTTCCGTTTTCATTGCTACATTTTTGGAAGCTGGCTTCCACTCTCTCAAACATGAACTAAGCTTCATGTCAGTTAGTCGTTTAATTGAAAAGACCATATGGAAACTAGCTTGGGACGATTCAAATCGATGCGCGATTCTGAATGTGTTTGCAGCACTAATCTTGGATATTTGCTACTGTAACCTGGGACTTGCTCGCAACTTGAAAGTTAAGACTTGAGAATTACTTATGAACTGCACGTTacttactcccacctccgaAGTTGTATTGTAGGGAGTGTCGGCGTCAGTGGTGGTTTGTGACTTTTCCATCAACTTACCGCGATGATAGCCGGTGGTGGTCAGCATTCTGTCAGCAGCTGGGTCGAGGGAACTGGCGTCCCTATCGGGTCCATCCAGGATGGACCTTTTGTTCAGGCTCAGTGAGATTTTGCCTTTGTTGTTCCTGAATGTTATAGTGGGCAAAGGCGACTCTTGCCCGGGCTCGTCCACGGAGTGCCTCGGGAATTGGAGTTTGGTTTTGCCGTCAATCCTGGTCGGAGGTAGACGCCACTGCTCGTAGATCTTCTGTTTGATCGGACTCCTGCATTTGGAACTCACGGTCAGAATGTCTGGCGCGCGATGGGCCAGAGTGTGGTGACGTTTGCGTCCGGCCGAGCCAAAGAGCACCAGCTCCACAGGCAGCTTGCGCTTTGCCGGCGACGCTTCTTTGTTACGTTTGCTTACATTCTTGCGAAGAGGTTTGGTTTTCAGCTTCTTTAGGCACGGAATGCTGATACCAGAATGCTTGACTCTCTTTCGTTTTTTCTTCGCGGCCGCTAAACGTTTGGCAGCAAGGCAGAGCGGCCTCTCGCCTGGGAATGGTTTGGTTGCGATCACTTCCACACGGTGACGAGTCCcgaatgtccacatttcagtcGGACAAGAAACTTGGGATGGTAAAACTAAGACTGGCTGGGAGACATTTTCCATTTCTTGGTCATCATCTTGTTGGGAGACCTTTGCCATGTCTTGGGCATCTTTTTGGGTAAACCTTCCCATCTCTTGGTCATCATCTTGTTGGGACACATTTGCTAACTCTCCGTTATCTTCTTGTTGGCAGACATATGCCATCTCTTGGTCTTTATTCTGGGCAACCTTTCTTGTCTCTTGGTCATCTAGTTGGGAGATATTTGCCATTGCGTGGTCGTCAACTTGTTGGGTAACCTTTCCCGACTCTTGGTCAACTACTTGTTCTTGCTTCTGTTGGGCAAAAATCTCTCTCTCGTCATCTTCCTTTTGTTCCATCAATGGCGATGCGTCCTGGGATTGATTGGAATCCATCGATTGGTTGCCTGCATGCCTACTGAGTGAGACATCACGATCCCCACACCTTATTTCTGCCGCCACGTCTTCAAGATCGTTCTGCAGCGCCTCtcgtttttttgcaaaaaggatTTCATCCCAGTGTTCAAAGAGAGACTCCAACTCTGCTTCAACCTGATCCTCCTCCCCTCGTTCGGAGTCCCCTTTGTCGACGCTCATTTCAGGCTCCACGGAGCCTTTCAGGTCCCCCTTGACAGGAGCTTCTTCTGCGTGATGTATGCTCTCATAGATGGCTTTGGCCTCCTCTTGGGGCAAAACTTGGATGACAAATGAGTACACGTCATCTGGGTCATCACCGGGAGATACAGACGTAGCAGAGTCTATCTCCGGCTCATCATGTGCCTGTTCCAATTCTTGTACTCcttgtttcttttcttgttgTTTGTCTTCCAAGGAGGTGGATATGGCCTCTGGCAAAGGAGCCTCAGCTCCCGCAGGTCCCGATGGCGTAAGCGCTTCTGGTAGTCGTGCAGGATGCAGGAAGTTCCTCTCAAAGCCGAACTCCTTATCGATGTCATCGAGCTGTTGGTTGATGTTCCGCCAGAATGATGAGTATGGCATTTCGGAGTAGACCTCACCGTCTTGCAGCACCTGAAGGCTACAAATGTTCAAGTCACACTTGGCTTCTGTCAGCACTAGAGTGTCTGGTGCCAAGTGCTCATCACAAAACATATAAGCTTCGTTCATGACGTCCTCGTACCAGCCTGTGCAGAGTTTATTCAGCAATATTTGGGGATCTTTCCAGAACATGTTGATTATATATTCAGAATTAAATAGGACAGAAGACTCAGGAGAGTTAATCTGGGCTTGATGGTAGTCTCTGAGGAGTACCGCTAAATCTGCTTGAGTCCACATCCGTGTCAAAAGAGACTGGAGTCTAACACTGGCTGGTCTCTGACTTTGAATCTTATGCTCTTCTGGCTGAAGAGGTGGTGGAGCATTGTGGTCCTGCCGTTTCCCCTGACCCCCTGTATCACCTGCTAACGGGTCCTTCTGGCCAGAAGCACCACGTGCACTTGCTGAAAGCAGGCCAGCGAGCTCCAGACATTCCCCTGAAACAGGCTGCATGACGGCAACTGTTCGCAGAGCTGAGCAACTGGGTGACGAGGGGTTGGTGGTGGGGAGTTCAAGTGCTTCAGGGTTTTGCATCTGTGCAACATCAACCATTGGCGTCTGGTTCTGGCAGCGGCTTCTGCTGTCTGGTTTGCTTAGCTGTGACAACTCTCCGGGAACACGCACTGCTTCCGGCTCTGGTGGCTTTGGTGCCCGCACTGCATGAAGTGATGAAGACTGACAGTATTGTCTGACGTGCACCCTCGTTGGCATCCTCACCGGTGTCCTCACCGGCAGACTTTCTGGTATCCTCTCTGGCATCCTTGCTTGTGCCCTTGCTTTCATCGCTATACTTTTTTGAGTGCGATGGCGTATAATCTGCCATTTCATTTCTGGAACTTTTTGGACAATCTTGCTGGCGCGCAACTCCAACGCGTTTAATAATGTGACCCTCGTGTCCGGCTGTTGCCGAGGTGTCCGATTGGTGGTGGCGCCGGAAAAAAACTGCCCACGTGTTGGGACGCTGTTGTGTGGATATGGCGGTGGCAGTTTCTGGTAGACTCCACTACTGTGCATGTGgtgttcaggtacaacaccgTGGCCGTGGCCCACTCCTGATGGGCCCCACGAGGTAGGGAGCAGGTTCTGGTAGGCCGGCATGTCTCTCTGGGCGCAGGAAGTGGGTTCTGTGCTCCACGTCGACGACTCCTGCCCCATGTTGTAATGACAAACTCTAGAGGAGACAAAGTGGTGTCCATTGTTTGCACCTTGTGGACCAGTGGAGAAGTTGGTCTGAGAGACATGCGACACATTCTGGTAGCCTCTGCCGTCCTGACCAGGAAATGTGGTTGGCCAATTGTCACCACCACATGTCTGGTAAGGGCACACGTTCTGTGCGCCGGAATAGTTCCACATTCTGTCTGCTGAGGCCTGCATTGTGTCCTCAGCTGGAGCCAACGTCCCTGAAAGAGGTCCAAACAGGCGACACAATCAGTGGAGGAGTAACGACATTTGAATGCCCGTCAAAGttccaaaacatgcaaacattcCTTCATTTTAGTCTTTTCATCTTCTTCCTTCTATGTCTGAGGTGGACCTTCACCACACTTTCATGCacccatctttttctttttctttttttttgtcctgtttggctgttaggtcaagcagaatggacaatctgtatcccttttatgccggaacaggtTTACTGTATCGcagtggagttttgaagcttCCGTTGTGGTACTATAATTGagctttattgagaatcagacttgatcagtcgaacagaacaaagtttctggAAGGGAGagtgaaacaaagacaaaagacatagcactaattgtaaacaggatgagagaataaaacattaaatatgaccCAATGCCACTAGGGGGGCAGGCAGGCCGGAGGGGCAGGGggcacggaccgggaaacagcacagacgtgccGTCAGAGAAGTTTCTGCAAAACAACTGAGACAAGCCTGCGGACTGCATGGAAGTGAACGCACACCGACCAAGATTGTCCTTTTCTGCTGGCGAGGGACAGCAGAGCAACTCACTGGGAGAGCGCTCACCAAGTCTGTCAAACAATTGCTGCCCTCGTCCGCTATTTATTTGAAGCAAAGCAGGATGCAACACAATGGAACTTGACCGAAATGCGCAGCTGCGCCGGAAAAATGCTTCGATCGTTTCCTGTTATTCTTACAGTTTCTAACAGACAGCATAGTGACACTTCTGTTTGAGTAAGCGTGAAACTGACAGCTTCATTGTCTCGTCCCCAAATCTGCGTGGGCGAATTTCTACAAA
Encoded proteins:
- the LOC133489469 gene encoding uncharacterized protein LOC133489469 isoform X1; the encoded protein is MSTIRPRRTLAPAEDTMQASADRMWNYSGAQNVCPYQTCGGDNWPTTFPGQDGRGYQNVSHVSQTNFSTGPQGANNGHHFVSSRVCHYNMGQESSTWSTEPTSCAQRDMPAYQNLLPTSWGPSGVGHGHGVVPEHHMHSSGVYQKLPPPYPHNSVPTRGQFFSGATTNRTPRQQPDTRVTLLNALELRASKIVQKVPEMKWQIIRHRTQKSIAMKARAQARMPERIPESLPVRTPVRMPTRVHVRQYCQSSSLHAVRAPKPPEPEAVRVPGELSQLSKPDSRSRCQNQTPMVDVAQMQNPEALELPTTNPSSPSCSALRTVAVMQPVSGECLELAGLLSASARGASGQKDPLAGDTGGQGKRQDHNAPPPLQPEEHKIQSQRPASVRLQSLLTRMWTQADLAVLLRDYHQAQINSPESSVLFNSEYIINMFWKDPQILLNKLCTGWYEDVMNEAYMFCDEHLAPDTLVLTEAKCDLNICSLQVLQDGEVYSEMPYSSFWRNINQQLDDIDKEFGFERNFLHPARLPEALTPSGPAGAEAPLPEAISTSLEDKQQEKKQGVQELEQAHDEPEIDSATSVSPGDDPDDVYSFVIQVLPQEEAKAIYESIHHAEEAPVKGDLKGSVEPEMSVDKGDSERGEEDQVEAELESLFEHWDEILFAKKREALQNDLEDVAAEIRCGDRDVSLSRHAGNQSMDSNQSQDASPLMEQKEDDEREIFAQQKQEQVVDQESGKVTQQVDDHAMANISQLDDQETRKVAQNKDQEMAYVCQQEDNGELANVSQQDDDQEMGRFTQKDAQDMAKVSQQDDDQEMENVSQPVLVLPSQVSCPTEMWTFGTRHRVEVIATKPFPGERPLCLAAKRLAAAKKKRKRVKHSGISIPCLKKLKTKPLRKNVSKRNKEASPAKRKLPVELVLFGSAGRKRHHTLAHRAPDILTVSSKCRSPIKQKIYEQWRLPPTRIDGKTKLQFPRHSVDEPGQESPLPTITFRNNKGKISLSLNKRSILDGPDRDASSLDPAADRMLTTTGYHRDKLKQATERLPWDHHLRHGYHGNLWWNNSGRHGTGIKLT
- the LOC133489469 gene encoding uncharacterized protein LOC133489469 isoform X3 codes for the protein MQASADRMWNYSGAQNVCPYQTCGGDNWPTTFPGQDGRGYQNVSHVSQTNFSTGPQGANNGHHFVSSRVCHYNMGQESSTWSTEPTSCAQRDMPAYQNLLPTSWGPSGVGHGHGVVPEHHMHSSGVYQKLPPPYPHNSVPTRGQFFSGATTNRTPRQQPDTRVTLLNALELRASKIVQKVPEMKWQIIRHRTQKSIAMKARAQARMPERIPESLPVRTPVRMPTRVHVRQYCQSSSLHAVRAPKPPEPEAVRVPGELSQLSKPDSRSRCQNQTPMVDVAQMQNPEALELPTTNPSSPSCSALRTVAVMQPVSGECLELAGLLSASARGASGQKDPLAGDTGGQGKRQDHNAPPPLQPEEHKIQSQRPASVRLQSLLTRMWTQADLAVLLRDYHQAQINSPESSVLFNSEYIINMFWKDPQILLNKLCTGWYEDVMNEAYMFCDEHLAPDTLVLTEAKCDLNICSLQVLQDGEVYSEMPYSSFWRNINQQLDDIDKEFGFERNFLHPARLPEALTPSGPAGAEAPLPEAISTSLEDKQQEKKQGVQELEQAHDEPEIDSATSVSPGDDPDDVYSFVIQVLPQEEAKAIYESIHHAEEAPVKGDLKGSVEPEMSVDKGDSERGEEDQVEAELESLFEHWDEILFAKKREALQNDLEDVAAEIRCGDRDVSLSRHAGNQSMDSNQSQDASPLMEQKEDDEREIFAQQKQEQVVDQESGKVTQQVDDHAMANISQLDDQETRKVAQNKDQEMAYVCQQEDNGELANVSQQDDDQEMGRFTQKDAQDMAKVSQQDDDQEMENVSQPVLVLPSQVSCPTEMWTFGTRHRVEVIATKPFPGERPLCLAAKRLAAAKKKRKRVKHSGISIPCLKKLKTKPLRKNVSKRNKEASPAKRKLPVELVLFGSAGRKRHHTLAHRAPDILTVSSKCRSPIKQKIYEQWRLPPTRIDGKTKLQFPRHSVDEPGQESPLPTITFRNNKGKISLSLNKRSILDGPDRDASSLDPAADRMLTTTGYHRDKLKQATERLPWDHHLRHGYHGNLWWNNSGRHGTGIKLT
- the LOC133489469 gene encoding uncharacterized protein LOC133489469 isoform X2, with the protein product MLAGTLAPAEDTMQASADRMWNYSGAQNVCPYQTCGGDNWPTTFPGQDGRGYQNVSHVSQTNFSTGPQGANNGHHFVSSRVCHYNMGQESSTWSTEPTSCAQRDMPAYQNLLPTSWGPSGVGHGHGVVPEHHMHSSGVYQKLPPPYPHNSVPTRGQFFSGATTNRTPRQQPDTRVTLLNALELRASKIVQKVPEMKWQIIRHRTQKSIAMKARAQARMPERIPESLPVRTPVRMPTRVHVRQYCQSSSLHAVRAPKPPEPEAVRVPGELSQLSKPDSRSRCQNQTPMVDVAQMQNPEALELPTTNPSSPSCSALRTVAVMQPVSGECLELAGLLSASARGASGQKDPLAGDTGGQGKRQDHNAPPPLQPEEHKIQSQRPASVRLQSLLTRMWTQADLAVLLRDYHQAQINSPESSVLFNSEYIINMFWKDPQILLNKLCTGWYEDVMNEAYMFCDEHLAPDTLVLTEAKCDLNICSLQVLQDGEVYSEMPYSSFWRNINQQLDDIDKEFGFERNFLHPARLPEALTPSGPAGAEAPLPEAISTSLEDKQQEKKQGVQELEQAHDEPEIDSATSVSPGDDPDDVYSFVIQVLPQEEAKAIYESIHHAEEAPVKGDLKGSVEPEMSVDKGDSERGEEDQVEAELESLFEHWDEILFAKKREALQNDLEDVAAEIRCGDRDVSLSRHAGNQSMDSNQSQDASPLMEQKEDDEREIFAQQKQEQVVDQESGKVTQQVDDHAMANISQLDDQETRKVAQNKDQEMAYVCQQEDNGELANVSQQDDDQEMGRFTQKDAQDMAKVSQQDDDQEMENVSQPVLVLPSQVSCPTEMWTFGTRHRVEVIATKPFPGERPLCLAAKRLAAAKKKRKRVKHSGISIPCLKKLKTKPLRKNVSKRNKEASPAKRKLPVELVLFGSAGRKRHHTLAHRAPDILTVSSKCRSPIKQKIYEQWRLPPTRIDGKTKLQFPRHSVDEPGQESPLPTITFRNNKGKISLSLNKRSILDGPDRDASSLDPAADRMLTTTGYHRDKLKQATERLPWDHHLRHGYHGNLWWNNSGRHGTGIKLT